The DNA segment TACCATGAACACGAGGATTTGGTTCTTTGATTAAAAGAAAGGATCAAGctactaaaataaataacaagatgggaaagaaaatgaatttttcatttgaatacTGCACATGACATCACTTTCTAATTACATGCTTGTTCCCTCAATTACTGAACTTCTGATCAATCTTTAGGAAAGGGATCATAGGTTACCCTTTGCgcaatttttttccttttcaccaTTTTCCCCACAGGCATGAACGAGTGTTTGATCATGAATCATGagcaaacatatatatatgtatatacaatTAAGCTTGTGCTCTTTGACAGGTGATTTCACTAATCATAGTTTACATTACAGCTTCTTATAATGCTAAAATTTCATCTAGACTTTTGAATCTATTCATTCTGAAACTGTTTTCCTTCAAATGTCTGTCCGAACATCCACTTTGCAGGTGCTACATTATAAGATGTGAGTGTTTTTCCACTGCTGATTGTTACCTCAAAGGACAGAGGCTGGTTTTGAAAGTTGACATTGCAATGCCAGTTCTGTCCCCAGTTCCTAGCCATTGGTATCCACCCTGTTCTAGACCCCTTCACTTTCACAGCAATCACTTCCCCATCCACACCAACATTGGAAATCAGCACCTGATAGAAGTGAGAACCCCCACTCATTGTGAATCTCATGCCACCACTTCTTTCACACTTTACTCTGCaacaaacttaaatattaacataaGGTCAAATGTGTATTAAGTTCTCTTTACTTTGAACCAAATAGTTTGGTCTTATATGTTACATACTTGGTTATGGTGAGGGATGAAATTCtcaaaacatcaaaaatacaaaaatgaaaagcaTGTTCTGTAAGGTAAAGACcaattttaactcaaaatagAGATCCTAATCAATCTTTATCattgaaacttttattttggTTACCTTCTATACTGAACCGGCACTATATCAGCTTTGTTCTTGGCAATTTCAGCAAATGCAGTCTTTGACATCTCAAAATGTTCCCTTGGAAAATTGCACCAGCCACCATAATCAACAGAAAGCCCGTAATTTGGAGCACAGAAATCTGTTACAGTAACAACTACAGAAGGGCTTCCCATCACACACCACAAGATGTGGTCAACACATCTGATTTCATAGCAGGCCCCACATATGCTCCCTCTGTTGAACAACATGGTGCTTAAGCCAGCACTGTGTTTTCCATAACTTGCCTTGTGGAGATCTCCATAACCACAAGCTCCTTCTGCAATACATAGTACAGCCACATTGTCAAAAACATGATGCTGCTTTCATCCTGAGACTATGTAAGAAGAACCAAGGAGAAAGAGAAGTATAGTACCGGTGACAAGAGACCCCTCTGAGTCTTTGGCAAAAGTGGCAGTGGCTTTCTTCCATTCTTGGTCCTTGTAAGCAAAAATCTTGCATGAGTGTAGTAAAATCAAGTAGAGAAGTGTAGACTGAAGAGCACCCATCTCAGAAAATTCAGCTTAGAAACtgattaaaactttaaattgaaattcttttatgtGTACTATGCTTTTGTCGTATGTggggctaagaaagggctaaacAAATAGTAAAAGGAGGTTTCTTTTCTAATGCAAATGATTATGATCTGATCTCCTTGCTAAAGATGGAGATATAGCTCCGGTAAAAGTTCAAAATGGGGTTtttccaaaaaattaaaatgcccacttaaattttaaattaagaaatgagaGGTAacgaatttaatatttttgaaatagtaATAGTTTTTAACCCTTCTAATAATAATGTGAAAATGAGTTTAAGTGAATAAATACGCTTATCCCGAGTTAAATGAATTCACAAAATTTCTacctcaaaataaaataaaatacctttatacattttttttacaagtttAACTCTTATTTAAGGTTTTTTCACACGTGAtgtatgttaaaatttataatgtcTGAAGCAtagtttgaataaatttgacAGTTGAACCCAACTGAAAAGCAATTAAAAGCTTGAGACTTTCCAACCGAAAATCAAACATAGAGCTAAGCATTGACAAATATGAGGAAAGATTATTAATTTCCAAATGATGGGGACATGAAACAAGCCGAGAAATAAGGTAATTTGTTGCTCATTCCAAGgagctttttttcttttgtttacttTTGATGCTTTTTCTCTTGTCTATTCTTTTTAGGCAGGAAATGCAGGGGAGAGTCCAAAAGGGTGGTTTGGAGCCTGCAACATGGATGTGCTTCATTCATACACAAGAGTTTTAGGGTTTGTGTTTGGTGGCAGACACACAACAAAACACAAAAGCTCTTCTACTACTCTTCTTTCACTGCTAAGTCTGCTTTATTAATCATTTTGTTTCTGAGATATCCAGTGTTTTAAGGATTTGGTTAGTTCATTCATGCtttattctctttttgtttGTAACATCTTTTCATGATATGaaagtatataatataatttaacatgaTGAATTGATAGCATAATTGTTGACTAATTATGGAAGATAAACTTGTATAAAACTTAAAT comes from the Vigna radiata var. radiata cultivar VC1973A chromosome 2, Vradiata_ver6, whole genome shotgun sequence genome and includes:
- the LOC106756628 gene encoding expansin-A20 produces the protein MGALQSTLLYLILLHSCKIFAYKDQEWKKATATFAKDSEGSLVTEGACGYGDLHKASYGKHSAGLSTMLFNRGSICGACYEIRCVDHILWCVMGSPSVVVTVTDFCAPNYGLSVDYGGWCNFPREHFEMSKTAFAEIAKNKADIVPVQYRRVKCERSGGMRFTMSGGSHFYQVLISNVGVDGEVIAVKVKGSRTGWIPMARNWGQNWHCNVNFQNQPLSFEVTISSGKTLTSYNVAPAKWMFGQTFEGKQFQNE